A region of the Canis lupus dingo isolate Sandy chromosome 8, ASM325472v2, whole genome shotgun sequence genome:
GCCTAAAACTGGACTTTTTATTATTGttccattctccaataaaaaagtttataaagatatctcttcctccctcctgatTTCTTACTTTCATTCCTACAACTCATTACAATATAATTTACTATCTGACTCACATAGACAAGTATGgtggaggaaaagaataaaactttggCTAATGTAAGTATACAAAACAGTatattcaggttttcttttttttaaagtaaaagaacatttaaatacaAAAGCTATCTTAATAATAGCAATAGAGTGGAAGATACATATGACAAAAACCActgcataattaaaataaaaaccaaactttAGATTTATCGATCTTATAGACAACTAAATTTTACTAGTTGCAACTTAAACAGAATTACATAGATGTCTCTTTAGAAACTGGACCAATTTATCTCTAGTTTTCTGAAAATAACGCCAAGTCAACCATGCCACTTCACTGTTTATTTTTGGCAGGCTTTTGGCAAACCTCAACACTTATTTTCATTTGAGGAGTGACTGATAAACAATGTTCTTTTAAGTGGAACTTGATGCTGAGCTAAAAGTAAACTAAGTTGGATTTCAAGCCCACTGGCAGGCAGGCAGTCAGTAATCATTTTTCAAATTGCAGGCAGCCCATGGTGGTTGTCAGTTATATATTGAATCTCTATGGACATGCTGGAAAAATCTGTGAACACAATCTTCCCATGCTGTATTCATATGCTCCATTCACATCTTTAGCTTACCCAGGTTGTTAGAGGCTTGGGTAAGATGGCTAAAGATTTCATGATGGAgatttctataagaaaaaaaaaatggaacctttaaagattgatttcttaggaaaaaattaagaatttactGGGTACTTGCTACTAAGTAATATGCCTAATAATGGCTAAATGCAATACAAATGAGTAACTGTACATAACTTTTAGAGATGGTTTTTTTGCTGATACCTAAAGCAAAGCAACCAAAGACAAATCAGATACACtagacatcatcaaaattaaaaagctttgtgcttcaaaggacatactatcaagaaaaaaaaaagaaaaaaagataaaccacagaATGGGACAAAGTATTTGGAAGTTACGTATCTGGTAagggtctagtatccagaatatataaagaattgttaTAACTCAACAGAGTTGAGTAagaagacaacccaatttaaaaacaggcaaagtaaaaaaatttttaaaaaacaacaaaaaaaaacaggcaaagtaTTTCTATAAAGATACACAAAttgccaataaatacatgaaaagatattgtACATTAATcacttgagaaatgaaaataaaaaccataatgaaatactacttcaCATCTACTgagatggctataatcaaaaagatagATAATGACAAGCGTTGTGAAGCTGTGAAGAAATTAGAACCTTCAGctgttgctggtgagaatgtaaaaatgGTACAGCAGCTATGAATTAGAGTTTGACAAATTCCCTGAAGTTAAACAGAGTTTCCATATGACCTAGTATTTCTactctaggtatatacccaagagatcTGAAAATACAAGTCACACAAaaattcatagcagtattattcattaTCGCCAAAAAGTGAAACACCACtgaaatgtccattgactgatgaatggatggataaggTGTAGTatatcaaaaaaaatattaaaactgtattttacttaaaaaactataaaaaggagTTAAGTGCTTATGATgtgtgctacaacatggataaaccttaaaaacaCAGTGCTGACTGTAAGAAGCCAGATACAGGAAGCCACATAATGTGTGATTCCACTTCTAAGAAATGTTCAGAACAGGCAACTTCACAAAGAACAGATGGGTGGCTGCCACAGGCTATGGGGAGGCAGGACCaggaagtgactgctaatgagtatagggtttctttttggggtgataaaaaatatttagaattaaaaagtggtgatggttgtgcaacactgtgaatatattaaagccactgaattgtacattttaaaagtgtttatcaatttttaaaaaaagaagtgattctttgaaaaagaaaaaagcctttaCATTTTAGGAGACACAAAATCTTTATGCCTCAtgaaaaattctacttttaaaactaCCCAGCAGTTTGAACTAAAACCAGATTCCTTAAggcataaaacatttttaaaatttatctttgtatGTCTAGCACCATGCTAAATGAAAGTTAGTAGATCTGAATTGCTAATCTCACCACCTCACTTTCCTCATAGTTTTAACATCTAGCCTTGATCCCTCAAATTATAAGTAATTTGCTTTTGGCTAGAACTCACATAATCAAAAAACGTCATCACGAATAAATTCAatcaaaacaaagataaatagtAACAAATGTGACTTACTAAATTTAGCATCCTTGATTCATAAATTAGATCATGTCCTTGTCTTATAGTAGTCACATATAAAAAAGGTGTTACATAATGGATGAGATAGAATTCTTCCTTTCTACAGGTGCAAACTCAAGGCATACAGAGGCAACTTACATAGAATATAATTATTGTAACAGGTAATAAAGCAAGCAACAAAAAAGCGGGACATACATAAGCTCTGTGTAACTGAGTGCATTTTTATTTACTGGACAGATCTAccttaatatactttatttaaaaaaattgaatggtTGGACAAAGTTCACAAAAGTCAGAACTggcatttttaaatctctgagattatcagaaatgtaaaatagCTAAGTTATTTGCCCAAGGTAATGCCCATCATAAAGCTCTATTATTTGCAGATGGGAAGGGGATCTTTATTAAAGAAGCCTggtttattttagaggaagaataAAAGACCAGATAGATTAAGTGATCGAACGCTCAGAGTACCTGACTCTGGTGAGTCATCAAATGTTTCCCTACATAAAAATCAACACAATACTCCACACATTAGCCCAGAGACAATGCCCAGCTAATGAAATCTCAGAGGATAAAGAGCTGGGAATGTATTTACcgattttttctttctgatgtataaaatatgaatatcctCGCTTCGATATTCTTCATCGTGTTTCTCCAAAGGAATTTTTTCAAAGTCAAAGTCTAGCTGTAGGAGCTATAAATTTAAAAGAGATATACTTCAAATTCAAGAATAGGAAGTTTCCTGTGGTGACAGAAGTCAGAACAACAGTCAACTTTGGAGGAGTACTGACTGGAAAAGGGCACATGGGAGCCTTCTGACGTCCTGAAAAATGTTCTATTTATGGAGGGTGGTTACTTGGGTGTATACATATGAAAAATTGAGTCAAGCACTTgatatatatgcattttacatGTGTTCTGACTCAATATAAACTGTTTAACAATATAGAATTTTCAATTATAGTCTCAAAAGTTCATTAACATtctttacttttaagaaaaacatgaaaattaaaaaccattttagCACATATCTGAGGCAGAGTCAGGTATTTGCATTCTTATTCAAGCAAAGTAGTCTTTTCAGTGGATAAATTGCAGAGCTGTATAGATATACCCTCAAGAGGAATCACTCGTATTATGATGGATTTTTGCCATCAAAAGGGTTTTAGATGACCACTGGGGGAAGATGGATGAAAGAAACATGGGGCTCTATATACTaatttgcaacttcctgtgagtctttattttaaaaaaaaaaacaaaaacaaaaaacacaaaaacacccCATCCCAAAACCAGAAAGTAAAAACATAATCACATATGTTTCTATGATGTACTTTCCAAAAGTAATACACACGTCATTAGTAAGTTCCCAAAAGCCAGCATCACGTTTAATAAAGAAACactgaaggatgcctgggtggctcagtggttgagcatttgcctttggctcccgtcatgaccctggggtcctggcattgagtctgAGTCtcgaatcaggctccccacagggagcctgctcttccctctgcctatgtctctgcctctctctctgtgtctctcatgaataaataaaatctttaaaaaagaaaaaataacccacTGAACACTTTCCCAGAAAGCACAAGGGTGTCaccattatcattttaaattgttCTGTAGATACTATATCAactaattagaaaagataaaagaaaggatcagaaaagatgaaaaaggttggtgggggggcaggatgggggagCTTAATAGAATGCTGGGCAATAAAGGATTCTCTCCTTGGATTTAAGCAAGCAGAATGTGTTCTCCACTCAAAATTACCATAACATACTTGAGCACATAGTCATATAAAGCCTCGCTGAAGGGTTAGCACTACAAAACAGATCTAGTACttacctcaaaatattttttctcaatttctggattttttcccATTGTTCGTTGTTCATAACAACATATAATACAAGTCTCAAATCCACTAAGATCTTTTAGAGTTTTCAACAACGGCTCCAAAGACTGTTCAAAAAGGAATATCACTTTTACTTaggatttttagaaatttatatttttactataaaaagggagtaggggaggggatccctgggtggcgcagcggtttggcgcctgcctttggcccagggcgcgatcctggagacctgggatcgaatcccacgtcgggctcccggtgcatggagcctgcttctccctctgcctatgtctctgcctctctctctctctctgtgtgactatcataaataaataaaaaatttaaaaaaaaaaaaaaaaaaaaaaaaagggagtagGGGAAATGGAGGGTAACTATAACTCCCctccattttatctatttttgaatCAATCAACAAAGTACATGTGCTTAAAGCTCTGTAACTAATGATTGGTACTCTTAACTAATTAACCATTGTATCGATTTGTTTCCAGGTGACTACATTTTGGTATTCCCAGGGGAAAACAAATAGAATTATCTtcactcttaaaaaattaattttatttaatctattttaactTGGGATTTTACCGTACTTTACCATACAAAAGTGAATCTAACCCTAACTTGAACATGTTagttcaatgttttattttaaaaatgagtgatgCCCACAATATACacaaactgatattttaaaaagtatcattctGAATCAATCTTGCCATAGAGCAATGAATTCTTTACGACGAAACTTAATTTTCAATGTCATGGTTAACACCTTCACCAAGAAGAGCTTAAAAAAACCTTAGCTTTTCATAACAGATCCAAATgacaaaacctttaaaagaagatttttacAGAAGCCTTTAGTAAAATGCTAAAAATGCAGGCAACACTTCTGTCAACATGTTTCACAGGTCTATATGTTTAACCTGAGTGTATGTAGTTGTTCCTGGTAAACTTTATGTTCCTTACTGTGTCATCAATTATAGGAAAACTATCCTGCATTCAGTGATGTTAAAGTGGGAAGAAATGTGCACTATGGAATCCACGAATTATAATACAACTTGTAAAGATAATGACTACTTACCTCTTCGTAGTATATGCAGTCGGCCATCAGTATGTAGTCTGGCGGAGAAGGAAAGTCTTCTATTGCTTCCCCCCTTGAAAATGCCAACAAATATTTTAACTGTTGCTTTAATAacttattgttttataaaaaaagttctggaaagtCCCCTTTGTATTAACTATGCTTTTAGCGAAACGCAATTTAAAGCAAACCACAAATCGTTATCTTAAAACAAGCTGAAAGGCCATACAAACCATTTCAGTACCTTGGCTTGAACAGAACCAGTGACAAGATGCTTGTTCATATTAATATTCATCTTCAGCAAGTCTTGCAATTCCTCCAGATCTGTGACCACCACATCGGCCCTATAAAATAACGTCGACTGAAGTGTAGGCACAAGCATGGTAAAGCAGGAATCCTGGTTTCCCAAACAAAGCGGCACCCCCTCCCGCCAGCTCTTACCCGAGAGTAGCAGCCATGAGCCCCACGGCCCCGGTGCCCGAGCCCAGCTCCAGCACCGACCGCCGGCTCAGAGCGTGGGGCCCATCGCCGGAAAACCCGGGCGTTTCCAGGTACTTAGAAAGGACGATGGCAGCGTCCCAAACAACGCAGCCCACGCCGCCGGAGCCATATTGCTGCAGTCGTAACACCGTGCCATCTCGCTTTTCCAAAACTCGAACAAAGTTCCGCAGCGGGTCCTCCACGGAGGACTCCACGGTAGCCGCCATCGCTGCCCGGCAACAAGATGCAGCGTGCGCAGTGACGTCACACCCACACGCGCCTCCCCACCGCGGGCCTGGACAGGGCCCGGCGCCTCCTAGTGGCGAAGTTGGCGCCATGACGCGTGCGCAAAGGCACAAAGCTGGGAAGGCAGCATTACCTGGGCGTGGTCGAGGGCCTAGCCGCCCGCTTCCCCAGAGTGTAGGTCCGCCTCACGCCTCTAAATTACAAGTGTGGCCTAACAAGCAGGCAGCTTAAATCACTTTTCCAGACAAAGCTGATATTGTAATCTGCTCTTTaaaagccaaaggcaaactcaAGAGTGTGTTTACCTGGAGACTAATTCATACGGTAGTTATTGGGCTTTAAATCCAGGCAGTTTCCAAGATCCTACCGAGAAGCAACAATCCTCTCTCATCAAGTTTCCTAGCATGCTCCTGATTTTCATCTGAATGCATAAAAATGGTTGCTGGAAGTTTGCTGATCGCGTTTTAACAGGGCAAAGTTATCCTTCTAAAATTTACATCATTTAAATTCTTTGGGATTATGTAATTTAAATTGcccaaaataatgacaataatgtgGACATGTCTATGTATTTCCACAGAACTCAACAAGCTCTCCCCTTGTTACTTATAATGAAAAcacgtattttaaaaattaagactggGGTGATTTATTAATCTTGTTAAGAACTCTGATACAAAGCACAGTTAAAAGGCCACAGACCAGTAAATAAACAACAACGTGGCTTTTGGCTATTTTACAACTGCTGCTACAGCACTATCAGCAAAACACGCTTTTTCATCACTTTGAACTCAGGAGTCCAAATGGCaaataaaagttttacttctctgaataaaagtttaataaagcTTAAGTTTAAGTTTAAGTTTAATGTTTGCTGGTTTAAATGTTaccaatctaaaaaaaaagtatttaaaaaaaattgtagttaaCATGAGATTTATAGAGAAGGTTACTAGGATTTGAGGGCAAGGCAGTTGGTTCCTATGCCATAAGAAATTTTCCTCTGAATTTCTGAATTAGTAAAGTAGCAGATTGTATTATAGGCCTCGAGTCACTTAAATTTATATAGTAAGTTATTAGCATtctttaaatatacaatataaacaAAACTGTACATACTTGGCATATTAATTAACTTTGTTTTCCAAAACAATAGGCAACTCATTAGCTAAAGACACCATAGTCTCCAAAAACAAAAGGCACATCTGAATGAGATACATGCCCTTTTTCCCTCCATGATTGGGTTAGGTAGTCTCTGTATACattttgacaaaataataaacagtgcatctattattttcattatatttttcatttttgtcttcagcAGCAAATTCTGGCATTTAAGACATGGCATTAAAGTTTAAGAACAGTGGGTGTTTTTCACAATTCCCCTAAATGTAAAAACTAGAAGATGgtcaaagagttttaaaaatcagtaatactGTACACCCCCTATATTTGTGTAAATTCACTGCCTTAAAAAGGCAACTATTactcaaatttgaaaaattccaCAAATGCACTATCCCCTTTCAGTGCAATCAATGTTACTTTAAACCATATTTTAGCAGAGTCTACAGTgcaaatataaattctttatactgGCCTTTTGGCAGCACTGAGGATCCAAGACAAGGCAATGCTACTGATCACCTGAGGATAATGATAAAGgacttctgtatttttatttttccaatttttaaaagcttatttgaTCAGTAGCATTTTTGTAAGAGCATTATTCGTAAAAAGTACTAAAATACTATGccttttttgaataaattaaaaaaaaaaaaaaccctttacaAATACCATTCCAGTGTCAATGACTACATATGGCTAAGGTCATTGAGGAGTTTCTGCATTTTCTAGTAAAGGCAGTCTGTATGACGGGGGGTGTGAAAGCTCCCGTTTATAAGTCTTTGGTGGCAGTTTTGGTAGGTGCGGGCTTGAGTTCTGCCTCGGTGGCACAGGGGGAGCTTGAGGATGAGCAAGGTTGTTGTGACTAGAACTGAGCAGGTAGCATCGACGTGGTACTCTTGGAGAGGGCGTGCTGGGAGGAGTATTTGGCGAATTTGGGCAGGTACTAACGTCTCTGAACCAGTCTGGATCTCTGTGCAGATGTCCTAGTGGAGGTGGCTGAAGATTAAATGGACAGTTTATAAAGTGTTCTGGAGGACGAAGGGGAACTGGCGGAGGGGTATCAGGAAGAGGATCTCTTGGTGGCGGTGGAGGTGGACTATGCAGAGGCCCATCAAATGCACCAGTAGGAGCAGGAACTCTAGGTTTTACCTTTGGAGGAGGAGGTTGTCTTGGTGGAATAGCAGGGGGGTCATCATCAGATTTCGtatttccctcaaaaaaaaaaaattaaattatatttccattCTCCTGAAAAATCtgttaagttttaaaacaatgaaaaattctttttttttttttaagaatgaaaaattctTATGTGTTCAGTTAAATCCAGAAGCTCCAAATAGGTTAATCTGACTTAAGCCAGATTTCTGAGTAAAATGCTCCCAGTTTAATTTGGGGcccagtttaatatttttatatatgagatgttttacttgaaattttagaacaaaaaGCCTCAGGGTATCTTGATTTATACACCTTTCAaaaatttatgcattttaattATAACAGGCAAGTGAGTGAAAGGAATACATAACTTTGTAGACATTAAAGTACATGATGTCAAGGGGACTCAATGTCCAGCTTCTGCTTTCTGGTCTTCTACTTTTACTTTCCCCAGGGAGGCTTACTGGGatgattctcaaagtgtgatccagTAACTAGCAGCATCAGTACCAGTagggaacttgttaaaaaaaaagcgAATTCCTGGGTCCcaccctagacctactgaatctgaaACTTGGCAATAGGGTTTTAACAAgcctcccaggtgattctgtttGAGAATCTGGTTTAAAGTTTGAAGAATGCTTTGACTATTaaagtttttttccatttctaccaGAAAGTAAACATACTTCTGAGGATCTGTGAAAGTCTGCCCAacctttgttgaaaaaaaaaaaaaaaaatcaacgagAATTAAGTgattatttcaagtattttttcaaatataacaaCTGAAGTGTTTAAAAACCCTAAAGGGTAGCCAATTATAATTGACAGACTTTTTATAAGAACAAGAACTATTTTGAAGATTCACAGCTTTGAGTAAGTTGAATAAGTTAAGGCAAACCTAAGTCTTATTGACTACCTTGGAATTTGAAGCATCATGATCAAACTTTTTtcgaggaggaagaggaggaggaatcaGTGGCTCTTCACTTAGTTTATGTAAACTACCACATGAACTGAAGAAAGACTCTGGGGGTAAAAAAGATTAGTTTAACCACAATTCACAGTGCAATCATGAGACAAGACTTAATTTCAATCTGTGATCACTTCTGCTATAGCAAATGTCAGACTGTATTACAGTTAACTGTTGGTTTACCTATACTCTTCATTAAACTGTAAGCTTTTTGAGGgcaatgtgtatttatttttgtatccctaAGCACTAGTACAGTGGTATTGCTTGGCATATGGCACATACTATAGCTATATGAAAACATGCAACTTAAATAAGATTAATAATGAGATTCTGCTCTCTGAAAAACCTTTTTAAGTCTAAAACAGACAAAACATATTTGTATAAACTGTAATAACTTCCAGAGAAAGATCATACATAATCAGAGACCTTGGGTTTTTGAGGCAGCTAGTATCAGATACATTTCTACACAggtaataaaacttttaaataggaGACCAAAAGGTAGGGCTGTATCAAATAACCCTTTCTCTTTGCAAGTTTTGCAATAATAAAGGACATGTTATATAACCACGTTACAgagaatttacaaaataatatagtATTCAGGGGTAAATTCTCTGCCAAACAGACACAgaataagaattattttcatttatttttgtttcatatgataaaaaaaaaatacctgtagTTAATGGACCAACTTTATTTGTTGACCAACACTTGTAACCATGTAACTTGTAACAACAGTAACCATGTCTTGTTTATCATTATAATAAGACTGGGTTCAAAGGAACTAGTTGGGAAAGTTGATGAGTTTAATTCTAAACACGCTGAGTATGAACGCCTTATGTGATATCCAAGTAAAGCAGCCAATCTCATTCCTCCATGTAAAAAACTGCTGTCCTGTTCATGTCACTCTGCAGTCACCATATGGGTCCTGTTAGCTCAGGGTATCAAAAGTAGAAAAAGGATTCCTATAGGGTGTTGGCAGATGGTGTGGGAGGTTAAGCAGAGAACCATCTGTTGTAGATATAGCCCTTTTGTCTGACCAGCATCTTTTGCCCTGTCTTTGGAAGCAAACCACTCCTGGTGATAGTGAATCTGTCCCATGTGGTTTAGTTGGCCAATTTGGCCCAGTGCACCCAACTTCAATCAGAGAAATagcaagtgctggtgaggatggtagagaatagagaaccctcatgcactgctggtggaaatgtaaactggtgtacccactgtggaaaacaatatggagactcctcaaaaaaatcaaaaagagaaataccatatgatctagtaattccactactacttacccaaagaaaagtTAAACACTAATTGAAAAGATGTATGTACTCCTATGTTCACTAcatgatttacaatagccaagagatgtaagcaacccaaatgtccaccaatagatggataaagaagatattatggtgtgtgtgtgcgtgcgcgtgcacacacacacgcacacacactggATTAttcagccacacacacaaaaaaatgacacCTTGCCACTTGCAACTATATGGatgggtattaggctgagtgatataaatcagacagaaaaatacaaataccatctgatttcacttacatgtgaatgctgaaaaacaaagtaaaacaaaagaaacagactcataaatacagataACAAACTGGTGGCTGTCAGAGCAGAGGAGGATAAAGGGATGGGCAAATAGGTAAAGGAaattaagaggcacaaacttccagttataaaataagtaattagagaaataaaaagtacagcatagggaatatagtcaataatattgtaataatatatgGTGACATGGTGACTATGCTTATGGTAAACATTGAGTAATGTAGAGAACTGTCAAATCACAatgttgtacatctaaaactaatataatattgtatgtcaactagacttcaatataagtatttttttaaatttatttattggggacacctgggtggctcagtggttaagcatctgactttggctcagggtgtgatcctggggtccctggatcaagccctgtgtggggctccccacaggaagcctgcttctccctctgcttttatctctgcctctgtgtcactcatgaataaataaataaaatctcaaaaaaaatatatttatttatttttttaaagtaagctctatgcccaacatggggcttgaactcatgaccctaagatcaagagatGCATGCTCTAACCACCAAGTCAGCCAGCTGCCctaataataaatgctttttataaagcaaaaaagaaaaaaaaaaaaaatgggcattgGCCTCATTCTTCACCTTAACATGATCAGATTTTTATATACCTTCCTTTTCATGTATACAGCCCTGTGCTTCGAGAAAGCTGACCTTATCTCATAGCTCCAGAGATGGGGCCTAATTAGACCAAGTCAATCAAAGTAATCCATTCCTTTAGCCAGAGTGACTGATTTAGCTGTAGGCATGTGACCTAGTTCAGACTAGTGAAATGTGAAAGATTTGCTAGCAGCTACTAAAAAAAAGTCCACTGTCCTTCTGGAAAAGCATTCCGCCAGACTGTCTCTATGCTTCTCTCTTTACTTCTTACCTGACTGAACAAAGAAGCACATGACCATTATTGTTCCTGCCACCACTTATAAGACCTTGACGGAAAACAGCCTTACGTACAGTTGATAATTTGGACAAAATAACGAGTTGAAAAGAGACCTGGTCTCTGATAACATCGTTGAGCCACTGACTCaacaaatctttatttccttttaattttttagatattttatttatttattcatgagagacacacagagaaaggcagagacataggcagaggtagaagcaggcttcctgcagagagcctaatgcgggatttgatcccaggatcatgacctgagccaaaggccgatgctcaaccactgagccacccaggtgcccctgactcaACAAGTCTTAAAGCAGTCTTCCTCTAGACTTCCAATTATGTGAGTTAGAATGCTTTCTTATTGTTTAAGTCAGACTTAGATGGGTTTTCTCTTCCCTTACAGAAATACACACTCATGGAAGCAGAAAATATCTGAATGATGATGGAAAAGCTGTAAGAGTTTTTGATTATGGGTCTAACTCTACAGTCAGACCACTTGACCGCTATGTTATATCTCTccatagcaggcactcaataacCCTTGATAAAGTGttcacacaattttattttctatcaagAGCACTTATCTACAAGATGAATTTTTGTGTGCACTTTAAATAGCTTCAGTGTTCcaaactaataaatgtagaataaTTTATTAAGTGATTTCTGTAATATTAGTTAGCTATGTAAGTTACTTCTAATTTTTTGACATCcgtccatccatttattcaacaaatactgcaTACTTGCCACAGTGTCACGTGCTATTCTAAACACTATAGCAATATAGTAGTTAAAAACAACAGCCAAAAATTCATGTCcttatggagcttatattctaggtTGGGGAGAGAGAATGGATTTGATAATTAAGTAAAAGTATTATGGCTATAAATTAGAATATTAGGTAGGGAAGGTGGATAGGAATAGATAGGAGATTTTAAATAAGGTGACTAGGAGAGACCTCCCTTAAGTGATACTAGGCAAGGGAGCCTACAATGAGGCCAAATAGGTGAAAAACATTCCAAGCAGAAGGAATGACAAAAGCAGAAGTTTTGATGTGGTAATGTGTCTACTGTGTGCAGGAGGCAGAGTAGCTGGAGCAGAATAAGTAATGGGAGAGAACAGTAGATGATAAAGTCTGACATCAATAGAGGCTAAAATACACAGAACCTTCTgggccctttatttatttttttgtttttattttttaaaaagattttattta
Encoded here:
- the VCPKMT gene encoding protein N-lysine methyltransferase METTL21D, coding for MAATVESSVEDPLRNFVRVLEKRDGTVLRLQQYGSGGVGCVVWDAAIVLSKYLETPGFSGDGPHALSRRSVLELGSGTGAVGLMAATLGADVVVTDLEELQDLLKMNINMNKHLVTGSVQAKVLKWGEAIEDFPSPPDYILMADCIYYEESLEPLLKTLKDLSGFETCIICCYEQRTMGKNPEIEKKYFELLQLDFDFEKIPLEKHDEEYRSEDIHILYIRKKKSKSPS